One Saprospiraceae bacterium DNA window includes the following coding sequences:
- a CDS encoding PrsW family intramembrane metalloprotease, with product MENAKDDFNKQREDIPHEPEHQNFASKVSDYVTDWAGTERLKGFNLGDVFSEALKRHTAEEVEDYFTVGTRTTTPPIEKVETGWPRPWMFLRTFLGAAFVYFIFVQAWKEYENINLVPGLIIVGSFAVPLSALIFFFEMNVRHNVSLYQIIRLVFLGGIVSMTLSMMFFQIGDSLALDWLGASMAGIVEEPGKLLALAIVVNTRRYHYTLNGLLFGAAVGTGFAAFESAGYAFYAGLYNADDMLDSIMQRGMLAPFGHIVWTAMCAGALWKVKAQRAFSFRMLADQRFYRVFLMAVLMHMIWNSPIYLPFYLKYFALGAAAWVVVFSLIQGGLWQIQEEKTRLTGS from the coding sequence ATGGAAAACGCCAAAGACGACTTCAACAAACAGCGGGAAGACATACCACACGAGCCTGAGCATCAGAATTTTGCGAGCAAAGTATCCGATTATGTGACGGACTGGGCTGGCACCGAACGGCTCAAGGGATTCAATCTCGGCGACGTGTTTTCGGAGGCGCTCAAACGCCACACCGCCGAGGAAGTCGAGGACTACTTCACCGTCGGCACACGCACCACCACCCCGCCTATCGAAAAAGTAGAGACCGGATGGCCTCGCCCGTGGATGTTCCTGCGGACGTTTCTCGGTGCCGCGTTTGTCTATTTCATTTTCGTGCAAGCATGGAAAGAATACGAAAACATCAACCTCGTGCCGGGGCTGATTATCGTAGGCTCGTTTGCCGTGCCGCTGTCGGCGCTTATTTTCTTTTTTGAGATGAACGTGCGGCACAACGTGTCGCTCTACCAAATCATCCGGCTGGTGTTTCTCGGCGGCATTGTGTCCATGACGCTCTCCATGATGTTTTTTCAAATTGGCGACTCGCTCGCTCTGGACTGGCTCGGCGCATCCATGGCGGGCATCGTGGAAGAACCCGGCAAATTGCTGGCACTCGCCATCGTGGTGAACACGCGCCGCTACCACTACACCCTCAATGGGTTGCTTTTTGGCGCCGCCGTCGGCACGGGGTTCGCGGCATTCGAGAGTGCAGGCTACGCTTTTTACGCGGGCCTCTACAACGCCGACGATATGCTTGACAGCATCATGCAGCGCGGAATGCTCGCGCCGTTTGGCCACATCGTGTGGACGGCGATGTGTGCCGGGGCACTTTGGAAAGTGAAAGCGCAACGAGCGTTCAGTTTCAGGATGTTGGCCGACCAGCGTTTCTATCGCGTGTTTCTCATGGCCGTGCTGATGCACATGATTTGGAACAGCCCGATTTATTTGCCTTTTTATCTTAAATACTTTGCGCTGGGCGCTGCCGCTTGGGTCGTCGTTTTTTCTCTGATTCAGGGCGGTCTCTGGCAGATACAAGAAGAGAAAACGCGATTGACTGGCAGTTAG
- the ettA gene encoding energy-dependent translational throttle protein EttA yields MSEKIIFSMSGVSKTFPPSKQVLKNIWLSFFYGAKIGVLGLNGSGKSTLLKIIAGLDQNYEGKIEFEKQYKIGYLAQEPELDNSKTVRQIVEEAVQHIVDLLQENEDIGMKLGEVTDDDEMMKLIERQGEVLEQIEHLGGWELDYRLGVFMDALRCPPDDTPIKICSGGERRRVALARLLLSQPDILLLDEPTNHLDAESVQWLEQYLQNFPGTVIAVTHDRYFLDNVAGWILELDRGEGIPWQGNYSSWLDQKAKRLAQEEKQEDKRRKQLERELEWVRMGAKGRQAKGKARLNAYEKMAGEEAKEKEAKLELWIPNGQRLGDNVIEVKNVTKSFGDRVLFENLSFTVPKNAIVGIIGPNGVGKSTLFKMLVGKEKPDSGSITIGDTVQMSYVDQSHEALLPEKTIYEIVSEGNDLIQVGNASVNARAYLSRFNFTGADQQKKLGVCSGGERNRVHLAMTLKEGGNVLLLDEPTNDIDVNTLRALEDALDDFAGCVLIISHDRWFIDRLATHILSFEDDAEVVFFEGNFTDYEEMKKAKLGDITPHRPRVKHILK; encoded by the coding sequence ATGTCCGAAAAAATCATCTTCTCCATGTCCGGCGTGAGCAAGACCTTCCCGCCGAGCAAACAAGTGTTGAAAAACATCTGGCTGTCGTTTTTCTACGGCGCTAAAATCGGCGTGCTTGGTCTAAATGGCTCCGGTAAGTCCACACTGCTCAAAATCATCGCTGGTCTCGACCAGAACTACGAGGGCAAAATCGAGTTCGAGAAACAATACAAAATCGGCTACCTCGCCCAGGAACCCGAGCTCGACAACTCGAAAACCGTCCGCCAAATCGTGGAGGAAGCCGTGCAACATATCGTGGACTTGCTCCAAGAAAATGAGGACATCGGCATGAAACTCGGCGAAGTCACCGACGACGACGAAATGATGAAACTCATTGAGCGCCAAGGCGAAGTGCTCGAACAAATCGAGCACCTCGGCGGCTGGGAACTCGACTACCGCCTCGGTGTATTTATGGACGCGCTGCGCTGCCCGCCCGACGACACGCCCATCAAAATCTGCTCCGGCGGCGAGCGCCGCCGCGTCGCCTTGGCACGACTGCTGCTCTCGCAGCCCGACATCCTGCTGCTCGACGAGCCGACGAACCACCTCGACGCCGAGTCGGTGCAGTGGCTCGAACAATACCTTCAGAACTTCCCCGGCACGGTCATCGCCGTCACCCACGACCGCTATTTCCTCGACAACGTGGCTGGCTGGATTCTCGAACTCGACCGCGGCGAGGGCATCCCGTGGCAGGGCAATTACTCCTCTTGGCTCGACCAAAAAGCCAAACGTCTGGCACAAGAGGAAAAGCAGGAGGACAAGCGTCGCAAACAACTCGAACGCGAACTCGAGTGGGTGCGCATGGGCGCAAAAGGTCGCCAAGCCAAAGGCAAAGCCCGTCTGAATGCCTACGAAAAAATGGCCGGTGAAGAAGCCAAAGAAAAGGAAGCCAAACTCGAACTCTGGATTCCCAACGGTCAGCGCCTCGGCGACAATGTCATCGAGGTGAAGAACGTGACCAAGTCTTTTGGCGACCGCGTGCTTTTTGAAAATTTATCCTTCACCGTGCCGAAAAATGCCATTGTCGGCATCATCGGCCCGAACGGCGTGGGCAAATCCACCCTGTTCAAAATGCTGGTGGGCAAAGAAAAACCCGATTCTGGCAGCATCACCATTGGCGACACAGTGCAGATGAGCTATGTGGACCAAAGCCACGAGGCACTTTTGCCGGAAAAAACGATTTATGAAATCGTGTCGGAAGGCAACGACCTCATTCAGGTCGGCAATGCGAGCGTGAACGCTCGCGCTTATCTCTCCCGGTTCAACTTCACGGGTGCCGACCAGCAAAAAAAACTCGGCGTTTGCTCCGGCGGCGAGCGCAACCGCGTCCACCTCGCCATGACGCTCAAAGAGGGCGGCAACGTGCTGCTGCTCGACGAGCCGACCAACGACATTGACGTGAACACACTCCGCGCCTTGGAAGACGCGCTCGACGATTTCGCAGGCTGTGTGCTCATCATCAGCCACGACCGCTGGTTCATTGACCGCTTGGCGACCCACATCCTTTCCTTCGAGGACGACGCGGAAGTGGTGTTTTTTGAAGGAAACTTTACCGATTACGAAGAAATGAAAAAAGCCAAACTTGGCGACATCACGCCGCACCGCCCGCGGGTGAAGCATATTTTGAAGTAA
- a CDS encoding RagB/SusD family nutrient uptake outer membrane protein: MKQKFAFSPKIILALALTTSTVVGCKKEFLDRKPLGELTYDTFFATEAQAIQATNAVYNQFRSWECVGLGYLGVTDIISDDADKGSTPNDQPLLADIDNFNFDAANTYFSQVWTGYYRAIARANIAIKRIPDVPNMNETLRKRLIGECKFLRAYSYFLLVQWFGDLPIITEPLSAEDYYNQSRRPVGEVHALIERDLLDAIEALPNKSGYEPKDLGRATKGAAQGILAKLYLLKKDFPKAEQYSLDLINSMQYNLLSRYSDNFLPIGENGAESVFEITAAALQPDAGGVVGPGATPYNMIQGVRGNPNLGWGFNRPSDNLVSFYENGDPRRDATVIYVGEVLPDGVTVVQPNPEILVPRFNQKAWVPPHPGLQDNGPGNIRILRYADVLLVAAEALNENNKPAEALIFLNQVRKRARGTSQVVLPDVTVTDQALLRERIYRERRAELAMEQHRWFDLLRWGRAEQVMQAVGKNFVAPKHWLLPIPQSEVDLTDGSIRQNPGY, encoded by the coding sequence ATGAAACAGAAGTTTGCTTTTTCGCCAAAAATCATCCTCGCGCTTGCCCTCACGACAAGCACAGTCGTAGGCTGCAAAAAAGAATTTCTCGACCGCAAACCACTCGGCGAGCTGACCTACGACACCTTTTTTGCCACGGAAGCGCAAGCCATTCAGGCCACCAACGCCGTTTACAATCAATTCCGCTCGTGGGAATGTGTGGGCTTGGGTTATCTCGGCGTCACCGACATCATCAGCGACGACGCGGACAAAGGCTCCACGCCCAACGACCAGCCCTTGCTGGCCGACATTGACAACTTCAACTTCGATGCCGCCAACACTTACTTCAGCCAAGTCTGGACGGGCTACTATCGCGCTATCGCACGCGCCAACATCGCCATCAAACGCATCCCCGATGTGCCAAACATGAACGAAACCTTGCGCAAGCGGCTCATCGGCGAGTGCAAATTCCTGCGGGCCTATTCGTATTTCTTGCTGGTGCAGTGGTTCGGCGATTTGCCAATCATCACCGAGCCACTAAGCGCCGAGGATTACTACAACCAAAGCCGCCGACCCGTCGGTGAGGTGCACGCCCTCATCGAACGCGACTTGCTCGATGCCATAGAGGCTCTCCCAAACAAGTCCGGCTACGAGCCGAAGGACTTGGGCCGCGCCACGAAAGGTGCGGCGCAAGGCATTTTGGCAAAACTCTATCTTTTGAAAAAAGACTTCCCCAAGGCGGAGCAGTACAGTCTCGACCTCATCAATTCAATGCAGTACAACCTGCTATCGAGGTACTCCGACAATTTTTTGCCGATTGGCGAAAATGGCGCTGAATCCGTGTTCGAAATCACCGCCGCCGCGTTGCAGCCCGATGCCGGCGGCGTGGTGGGACCGGGTGCCACACCCTACAACATGATACAAGGCGTGCGGGGCAACCCCAACCTCGGCTGGGGCTTCAACCGCCCTTCGGACAACCTCGTGTCTTTTTATGAAAATGGCGACCCCCGCCGCGACGCGACGGTGATTTATGTCGGCGAAGTATTGCCCGATGGCGTGACGGTGGTGCAACCCAACCCAGAAATACTTGTGCCGCGCTTCAATCAGAAAGCATGGGTGCCGCCCCATCCCGGTTTGCAAGACAACGGGCCGGGCAACATTCGAATCCTGCGCTATGCCGATGTGCTGTTGGTGGCGGCAGAGGCTTTGAACGAAAACAACAAGCCCGCCGAGGCATTGATTTTCCTCAATCAAGTGCGCAAACGCGCTCGTGGTACCAGCCAAGTGGTGTTGCCCGACGTGACGGTGACGGACCAAGCACTGCTTCGGGAAAGAATCTATCGCGAGCGCCGGGCAGAATTGGCTATGGAGCAGCACCGTTGGTTCGACCTTTTGCGGTGGGGACGTGCGGAACAAGTGATGCAAGCCGTCGGGAAAAATTTCGTTGCCCCCAAACACTGGCTCCTGCCCATCCCACAAAGCGAGGTGGATTTGACGGATGGAAGCATCAGGCAGAATCCGGGATACTGA
- a CDS encoding cob(I)yrinic acid a,c-diamide adenosyltransferase → MAFRIYTKTGDKGETALFGGRRVPKSHLRVDAYGTVDELNSFVGWLRDSLDNQHIRDVLAQIQHRLFTVGAHLASDPAKHPPVPDLLPSDIEILEKEMDEIDSTLPPLKHFILPGGHSTVSVCHVCRTVCRRAERLAVALHGEEPVEDVVLQYLNRLSDYFFMLARQLAHDLGAEEVKWNPRGS, encoded by the coding sequence ATGGCTTTCAGAATCTACACTAAAACAGGAGACAAGGGCGAAACAGCCCTTTTTGGCGGTCGCCGGGTGCCGAAAAGCCACCTTCGGGTGGACGCTTACGGCACAGTGGACGAGCTCAATTCGTTCGTGGGTTGGCTGCGCGATTCGCTTGATAACCAGCATATACGAGACGTTTTGGCGCAAATCCAACATCGCCTTTTCACCGTCGGCGCTCATTTGGCCTCCGACCCGGCCAAGCACCCGCCCGTGCCGGACCTTCTGCCTTCCGATATTGAGATTTTGGAAAAAGAAATGGACGAAATAGACTCAACTCTACCGCCACTCAAACATTTCATACTTCCCGGCGGGCATTCTACGGTGTCGGTATGCCACGTCTGCCGCACCGTCTGCCGCCGCGCCGAGCGCCTTGCCGTGGCGTTGCACGGCGAGGAACCTGTGGAGGATGTTGTGCTTCAGTATCTCAACCGGCTTTCCGATTATTTCTTCATGTTGGCTCGCCAATTGGCGCACGACTTGGGCGCGGAAGAGGTGAAATGGAATCCAAGAGGCAGTTAG
- a CDS encoding DUF4197 domain-containing protein, whose amino-acid sequence MKKHFLSMLLLLGVFAFSSCDALKDVTDGVLSAPTLEEIGRGLKEALSSGVTKGVNNLSQRDGYFKSAYKILLPPEARTVADKLRPVPGFANLENELIEKMNRGAEEAAKEAGPIFLSAIRQMTFQDARNILLGADNAATEYLTRTTSQQLYEKFNPKIVASLDKIGANNLWRNAADTYNKIPLVTKVNNDLDDYVTRKALDGLFGKIAEEERNIRRNRGARSTALLQKVFAQQDSNRK is encoded by the coding sequence ATGAAAAAACACTTTCTCTCCATGTTGCTATTGCTTGGCGTGTTCGCTTTCTCATCGTGCGATGCGCTCAAAGATGTCACCGATGGCGTGCTGTCCGCTCCCACGTTGGAAGAAATCGGTCGAGGCCTGAAAGAGGCGCTTTCCAGCGGTGTCACAAAAGGCGTGAACAACCTTTCGCAACGCGACGGCTATTTCAAAAGCGCCTACAAAATCCTGCTGCCCCCGGAGGCACGAACGGTGGCGGACAAACTGCGCCCCGTGCCGGGTTTTGCCAATCTGGAAAACGAGCTGATTGAAAAAATGAACCGAGGCGCGGAAGAGGCGGCCAAAGAGGCCGGGCCAATCTTTTTGAGCGCCATTCGGCAAATGACTTTTCAGGATGCCCGCAACATTCTCTTGGGGGCCGACAACGCCGCTACCGAATACCTCACCCGAACCACGAGCCAACAACTTTATGAAAAATTCAACCCCAAAATCGTGGCTTCTTTGGATAAAATCGGCGCGAACAATCTCTGGCGAAATGCCGCCGATACCTACAACAAAATCCCTCTCGTGACGAAAGTGAACAACGACCTCGACGACTATGTGACCCGCAAGGCGCTCGACGGCTTGTTTGGCAAAATCGCCGAGGAGGAGCGCAATATCCGTCGCAACAGAGGCGCTCGCTCCACGGCGCTGCTCCAAAAGGTGTTTGCGCAGCAAGACTCCAACCGGAAGTGA
- a CDS encoding inositol monophosphatase — MNLEHLTLLAGKAVQETAVFIQAETGKVQTGQIEEKFLNGLVSYVDRHAEEMLVERLSRLLPEAAFLTEEETVEQQDAELQWIIDPLDGTTNFLYGVPHFSVSVGLKAGDELVLGIVHHIPQEETFYAWQGGGAWCNGQPIRVSQRGEMRQALVATGFPYHNFSRADEWFAALRAFMAEGRGARRFGSAALDLAWVAAGRFDLFFEYGLNAWDVAAGAVLVREAGGQVTDFGGGSAFIEQRELLACNTAVFEKALQIVQKHFKTA, encoded by the coding sequence ATGAATTTGGAACACCTCACCCTGCTCGCCGGAAAAGCCGTTCAAGAAACCGCTGTCTTCATCCAAGCCGAAACCGGCAAGGTGCAGACTGGGCAAATCGAAGAAAAATTTCTCAATGGCCTCGTCAGCTATGTGGACCGCCATGCGGAGGAAATGCTCGTGGAACGCCTGTCGCGTTTGTTGCCAGAAGCTGCGTTTCTCACCGAGGAAGAAACGGTGGAGCAGCAGGATGCCGAGCTGCAGTGGATTATTGACCCTTTGGACGGCACCACCAATTTTCTCTACGGCGTGCCGCACTTTTCCGTCAGCGTGGGGCTGAAAGCCGGTGATGAGCTGGTGTTGGGCATCGTGCATCACATCCCGCAAGAGGAGACCTTCTACGCTTGGCAGGGCGGCGGCGCCTGGTGCAACGGCCAGCCCATCCGCGTGAGCCAGCGCGGTGAGATGCGGCAGGCGCTGGTGGCCACGGGGTTCCCCTACCACAATTTTAGCCGCGCCGACGAATGGTTCGCAGCCTTGCGGGCGTTCATGGCCGAAGGGCGCGGGGCGCGTAGGTTCGGCTCGGCGGCGCTCGATTTGGCTTGGGTGGCGGCAGGGCGTTTCGATTTGTTTTTTGAATATGGCCTCAACGCTTGGGATGTGGCTGCTGGCGCGGTGCTGGTGCGCGAGGCTGGCGGCCAAGTCACGGACTTCGGCGGCGGCAGCGCCTTCATCGAGCAAAGGGAACTGCTGGCCTGCAACACGGCAGTGTTTGAAAAAGCATTGCAAATAGTGCAAAAGCATTTCAAAACTGCCTGA
- a CDS encoding DUF1573 domain-containing protein gives MKRHFLFTFLALGTLLSCSSAQKAQPAPSAPADLAAVATPPAAAFVTWDKKMVDFGKVKKGEKRETFFEFTNTSGADAQIDIVDACECTKVDFPRGIIKPGHKGRLDVVFDSTEKDAPETIGINIVFKQNDAAGYPRIEMVEYKFEIEK, from the coding sequence ATGAAACGACACTTTTTATTCACCTTCCTCGCCCTCGGCACACTCCTCTCCTGTTCATCCGCTCAAAAAGCGCAACCCGCCCCATCGGCTCCCGCCGACCTCGCCGCCGTCGCCACACCCCCCGCTGCCGCCTTCGTGACATGGGACAAAAAAATGGTGGATTTCGGCAAAGTGAAAAAAGGCGAAAAACGCGAGACGTTTTTTGAGTTCACCAACACCTCCGGCGCCGACGCGCAAATTGACATCGTGGATGCCTGCGAGTGCACCAAAGTGGATTTCCCGCGCGGCATCATCAAGCCCGGCCACAAGGGCCGCCTCGATGTGGTGTTTGACAGCACGGAAAAAGACGCGCCCGAAACCATCGGCATCAACATCGTTTTCAAACAAAACGACGCTGCGGGTTATCCGCGCATCGAGATGGTGGAGTACAAGTTTGAGATAGAGAAATGA
- the bcp gene encoding thioredoxin-dependent thiol peroxidase: MFHLKEGDAAPDFSASNEKGQTVRLSDYKGKKLVLYFYPKDDTPGCTAEACSLRDGYGAFQARGYEILGVSPDSVKKHVKFQEKYNLPFGLLADEDHAVAEAYGVWGPKKFMGRTYDGIHRTTFVIDETGKIERIIAKVDTGNHAEQLLQA, encoded by the coding sequence ATGTTTCACTTAAAAGAAGGTGATGCCGCCCCCGATTTTTCGGCCTCCAACGAAAAAGGCCAAACCGTGCGGCTTTCAGACTACAAGGGCAAAAAACTCGTGCTTTACTTTTACCCGAAAGACGACACGCCCGGCTGCACCGCCGAGGCGTGCAGCCTGCGCGATGGCTATGGCGCTTTCCAAGCCAGAGGCTACGAGATACTCGGGGTCAGCCCCGACTCGGTGAAAAAGCACGTCAAGTTTCAGGAAAAATACAACTTGCCTTTTGGCCTATTGGCCGATGAAGACCACGCAGTGGCCGAGGCCTATGGTGTGTGGGGACCCAAAAAATTCATGGGCCGCACCTACGATGGCATCCATCGCACCACATTCGTCATTGATGAAACAGGCAAAATAGAGCGCATCATCGCCAAGGTGGACACGGGCAACCACGCCGAGCAGTTGCTGCAAGCCTGA
- a CDS encoding cytochrome-c peroxidase, translating into MNVRPTILVFAALAILLLSFAKADFPTAEELGERLFSDPILSLDSTISCASCHIPQFAFADTARVSRGVGGRLGKRNSPSITNMSARAHFFFDGRALTLEQQVLMPIQDTLEMRATPELVTMRLRRSPEYGPAFVHLFGKEADMESLAKVLADFIRTLETSDTPFDRWMMGQPNPMSEAAVRGREIFMDKGKCFDCHFSPDFTGDEFRNIGLFNGQNLNDVGRFAITSDSADLGKMKVPGLRNVAVTAPYMHNGMFQTLEEVIDYYDNPNAFVHNAIGRDSLLSKPLGLTAQEKSDLKVFLEALTDARF; encoded by the coding sequence ATGAATGTTCGGCCCACCATACTCGTTTTTGCCGCACTCGCCATCTTGCTGCTTTCCTTTGCCAAAGCCGATTTCCCAACGGCGGAGGAATTGGGCGAGCGCCTTTTTTCCGACCCTATTCTCTCGTTGGACAGCACGATTAGTTGCGCCAGCTGCCACATCCCGCAATTTGCATTTGCCGATACCGCCCGCGTGAGCCGGGGCGTGGGTGGGCGCTTGGGCAAACGCAACTCGCCCAGCATCACCAATATGTCGGCTCGGGCGCACTTTTTTTTCGATGGGCGGGCGCTCACGTTGGAGCAACAGGTGCTGATGCCGATTCAAGACACGCTGGAAATGCGTGCCACGCCGGAGCTGGTGACCATGCGCCTCCGCAGAAGCCCCGAATACGGCCCGGCATTCGTTCATCTTTTTGGAAAAGAAGCAGATATGGAGTCGCTGGCCAAGGTATTGGCTGATTTCATCCGTACCTTGGAGACCTCCGACACGCCTTTCGACCGCTGGATGATGGGCCAACCCAATCCCATGAGCGAGGCCGCCGTGCGCGGCCGCGAGATTTTTATGGATAAGGGAAAATGTTTTGACTGCCACTTTTCGCCAGACTTCACTGGCGATGAGTTTCGCAACATCGGCCTTTTCAACGGCCAGAACCTGAATGATGTGGGGCGATTTGCCATCACGAGCGATAGCGCAGACTTGGGCAAAATGAAAGTGCCGGGACTGCGCAATGTGGCAGTCACGGCACCCTATATGCACAATGGGATGTTCCAGACATTGGAAGAGGTGATTGACTACTACGACAACCCAAATGCGTTTGTGCACAACGCCATTGGGCGAGATTCGCTCCTGTCGAAGCCGTTGGGACTGACGGCGCAGGAAAAATCAGACCTGAAGGTTTTTCTGGAGGCGCTGACCGACGCGCGATTCTGA